A single Gambusia affinis linkage group LG20, SWU_Gaff_1.0, whole genome shotgun sequence DNA region contains:
- the nfe2l1b gene encoding endoplasmic reticulum membrane sensor NFE2L1b isoform X1 — MLYLKKYFTEGLIQFTILLSLIGVRVDVDTYLSNQLPPLREIILGPSSAYTQTQFHNLRNTLDGYGIHPKSVDLDQFFTTRRLLNEVRQLDRLSVPSTELNAWLVHRDSETVVSAGGQSSPSITLDNGAGLEDINNIDATPAMRGGGGAPESTYDLNAADSSLGAVAPEGNQEQGSRGGNDDLTKEDIDLIDILWRQDIDLGAGREVFSYSNRQKDTEEEKPNRQDSKDVNDEQESWRNGINSQGSQPVDGETGESIPEQLPVLGSQTSLSLQECLRLLEATFPFGEEPEFPVPVGNQEVSISNEEVPSTSQGLTVAPQMPAAEPQLDLEQQWQDIMAIMELQAMDVNNSASNGGNASSGTAEPTAAGTFGLSERPTPINQDVSLHQASLPSCSQDFPQIFRPQLDSVSVTPQTGMLRLSSSNSTNINSTFGATNLTGVFLPPINSSSNNVTSTPNLSDPFTTLLEESMLDEISLLDLAMEEGFSQAQASQLEEELDSDSGLSLDSSRSPASPSSSETSCSSAASSSSTSANFSEEGAVGYSTDSEAAAVETEEGAVGGYQPEYSKLCRMSFQDLSQFNGLPQLDGISHNHTYNVPLSSSFPEHSDLLLSAGKKASRDKKLQPSQDLLDKHSSRDERRARAMKIPFSNDKIVNLPVEEFNELLAKHHLSEAQLALIRDIRRRGKNKMAAQNCRKRKLETIINLEQGVQDLRRDKARLLKEKMEFIRSIRQLKQKMQSLCQEVFSQLRDEEGRPFPPSEYCLQYGADGSVLIAPRGGAATAQQQSRKPEKKQKDKKK, encoded by the exons ATGCTTTACCTGAAAAAGTACTTCACAGAGGGCCTGATTCAGTTCACCATCCTTCTGAGTCTCATTGGGGTGCGGGTGGACGTCGACACGTATCTAAGCAATCAGTTGCCCCCATTAAGAGAGATCATCCTGGGGCCCAGCTCAGCCTACACACAGACCCAGTTCCACAACCTGCGCAACACGCTGGACGGCTATGGGATCCATCCAAAGAGTGTGGACCTGGACCAGTTCTTCACGACCCGACGGCTGCTGAACGAGGTGCGCCAGCTGGATCGCCTCTCCGTGCCCAGTACCGAGCTCAACGCCTGGCTAGTGCATCGCGACTCTGAGACGGTGGTGTCCGCAGGCGGTCAGTCCAGCCCCAGCATAACCCTGGACAATGGGGCCGGCCTAGAGGACATTAACAACATTGACGCTACCCCGGCCATGAGGGGAGGAGGCGGAGCGCCTGAATCCACGTACGACCTGAACGCAGCGGACAGCAGCCTGGGAGCCGTGGCCCCAGAGGGAAACCAGGAGCAGGGCAGCAGAGGCGGCAATGACGACCTCACCAAAGAG gacATTGACTTGATTGACATCCTATGGCGACAGGACATCGACCTTGGAGCAGGAAGAGAAGTGTTCAGCTACAGCAACCGTCAGAAGGACACGGAGGAGGAGAAGCCCAACCGACAGGACAGCAAAGATGTCAATGATGAACAAGAGAGCTGGAGGAATGGGATAAACTCACAGGGGTCCCAGCCGGTGGATGGAGAGACTGGAGAGAGCATTCCTGAGCAG cTGCCAGTTCTTGGCTCACAGACTTCACTGTCACTACAGGAGTGCTTGAGGCTGTTGGAGGCCACGTTTCCTTTTGGAGAAGAACCTGAG TTTCCTGTCCCGGTCGGTAACCAGGAAGTATCCATTTCCAATGAAGAAGTTCCCTCCACCTCCCAGGGCCTCACTGTGGCTCCACAGATGCCTGCAGCGGAGCCGCAGTTGGACCTGGAGCAGCAGTGGCAGGACATCATGGCCATCATGGAGCTGCAG gCGATGGACGTGAACAACAGCGCCTCCAACGGCGGGAACGCCAGCAGCGGCACGGCGGAGCCGACAGCTGCCGGGACCTTCGGACTCTCTGAGCGTCCCACACCCATCAACCAGGACGTCAGCCTCCACCAGGCCTCCCTGCCCAGCTGCAGCCAGGACTTCCCGCAGATCTTCCGCCCCCAACTGGACTCGGTCAGCGTCACGCCTCAGACCGGCATGCTCAGGCTCTCCTCCAGCAACTCCACCAACATCAACTCTACGTTCGGAGCGACCAACCTGACGGGGGTCTTCCTGCCGCCCATCAACAGCTCCAGCAACAACGTCACTTCCACGCCGAACCTGTCGGACCCCTTCACCACCCTCCTGGAGGAGTCCATGCTGGATGAAATCAGCCTGCTGGACCTGGCCATGGAGGAGGGCTTCAGCCAGGCTCAGGCGTCTCAGCTGGAGGAAGAGCTCGACTCGGACTCCGGCCTCTCACTGGACTCCAGCCGCAGCCCGGCCTCGCCGAGCAGCTCGGAGACCTCCTGCTCCTCCGcggcctcctcttcctccacgtCCGCCAACTTCTCCGAGGAGGGCGCCGTGGGGTACAGCACCGACTCCGAGGCGGCCGCCGTGGAGACGGAGGAGGGCGCGGTGGGCGGCTACCAGCCCGAGTACAGCAAGCTCTGCCGCATGAGCTTCCAGGACCTCTCCCAGTTCAACGGCCTCCCTCAGCTGGACGGCATCAGCCACAATCACACCTACAACGTGCCGCTGTCCTCCAGCTTCCCCGAGCACTCGGACCTCCTCCTGTCGGCCGGGAAGAAGGCGAGCCGCGACAAAAAGCTGCAGCCCTCTCAGGACCTACTCGACAAGCACTCCAGTCGCGACGAGCGCCGCGCCCGCGCCATGAAGATCCCCTTCTCCAACGACAAGATCGTCAACCTCCCCGTGGAGGAGTTCAACGAGCTGCTGGCCAAGCACCACCTGAGCGAGGCCCAGCTCGCCCTCATCCGCGACATCCGCCGGCGCGGCAagaacaagatggccgcccagAACTGCCGCAAGCGCAAGCTGGAGACCATCATCAACCTGGAGCAAGGCGTGCAGGACCTGCGGCGCGACAAGGCCCGCCTGCTGAAGGAGAAGATGGAGTTCATCCGCTCCATCCGGCAGCTGAAGCAGAAGATGCAGAGCCTGTGCCAGGAGGTGTTCAGTCAGCTGCGGGACGAGGAGGGCCGGCCCTTTCCCCCCAGCGAGTACTGCCTGCAGTACGGCGCCGACGGCAGCGTGCTGATCGCGCCCCGCGGCGGGGCGGCCACCgcgcagcagcagagcagaaaacccgagaaaaaacagaaagacaaaaagaagtgA
- the nfe2l1b gene encoding endoplasmic reticulum membrane sensor NFE2L1b isoform X2 — MLYLKKYFTEGLIQFTILLSLIGVRVDVDTYLSNQLPPLREIILGPSSAYTQTQFHNLRNTLDGYGIHPKSVDLDQFFTTRRLLNEVRQLDRLSVPSTELNAWLVHRDSETVVSAGGQSSPSITLDNGAGLEDINNIDATPAMRGGGGAPESTYDLNAADSSLGAVAPEGNQEQGSRGGNDDLTKEDIDLGAGREVFSYSNRQKDTEEEKPNRQDSKDVNDEQESWRNGINSQGSQPVDGETGESIPEQLPVLGSQTSLSLQECLRLLEATFPFGEEPEFPVPVGNQEVSISNEEVPSTSQGLTVAPQMPAAEPQLDLEQQWQDIMAIMELQAMDVNNSASNGGNASSGTAEPTAAGTFGLSERPTPINQDVSLHQASLPSCSQDFPQIFRPQLDSVSVTPQTGMLRLSSSNSTNINSTFGATNLTGVFLPPINSSSNNVTSTPNLSDPFTTLLEESMLDEISLLDLAMEEGFSQAQASQLEEELDSDSGLSLDSSRSPASPSSSETSCSSAASSSSTSANFSEEGAVGYSTDSEAAAVETEEGAVGGYQPEYSKLCRMSFQDLSQFNGLPQLDGISHNHTYNVPLSSSFPEHSDLLLSAGKKASRDKKLQPSQDLLDKHSSRDERRARAMKIPFSNDKIVNLPVEEFNELLAKHHLSEAQLALIRDIRRRGKNKMAAQNCRKRKLETIINLEQGVQDLRRDKARLLKEKMEFIRSIRQLKQKMQSLCQEVFSQLRDEEGRPFPPSEYCLQYGADGSVLIAPRGGAATAQQQSRKPEKKQKDKKK, encoded by the exons ATGCTTTACCTGAAAAAGTACTTCACAGAGGGCCTGATTCAGTTCACCATCCTTCTGAGTCTCATTGGGGTGCGGGTGGACGTCGACACGTATCTAAGCAATCAGTTGCCCCCATTAAGAGAGATCATCCTGGGGCCCAGCTCAGCCTACACACAGACCCAGTTCCACAACCTGCGCAACACGCTGGACGGCTATGGGATCCATCCAAAGAGTGTGGACCTGGACCAGTTCTTCACGACCCGACGGCTGCTGAACGAGGTGCGCCAGCTGGATCGCCTCTCCGTGCCCAGTACCGAGCTCAACGCCTGGCTAGTGCATCGCGACTCTGAGACGGTGGTGTCCGCAGGCGGTCAGTCCAGCCCCAGCATAACCCTGGACAATGGGGCCGGCCTAGAGGACATTAACAACATTGACGCTACCCCGGCCATGAGGGGAGGAGGCGGAGCGCCTGAATCCACGTACGACCTGAACGCAGCGGACAGCAGCCTGGGAGCCGTGGCCCCAGAGGGAAACCAGGAGCAGGGCAGCAGAGGCGGCAATGACGACCTCACCAAAGAG GACATCGACCTTGGAGCAGGAAGAGAAGTGTTCAGCTACAGCAACCGTCAGAAGGACACGGAGGAGGAGAAGCCCAACCGACAGGACAGCAAAGATGTCAATGATGAACAAGAGAGCTGGAGGAATGGGATAAACTCACAGGGGTCCCAGCCGGTGGATGGAGAGACTGGAGAGAGCATTCCTGAGCAG cTGCCAGTTCTTGGCTCACAGACTTCACTGTCACTACAGGAGTGCTTGAGGCTGTTGGAGGCCACGTTTCCTTTTGGAGAAGAACCTGAG TTTCCTGTCCCGGTCGGTAACCAGGAAGTATCCATTTCCAATGAAGAAGTTCCCTCCACCTCCCAGGGCCTCACTGTGGCTCCACAGATGCCTGCAGCGGAGCCGCAGTTGGACCTGGAGCAGCAGTGGCAGGACATCATGGCCATCATGGAGCTGCAG gCGATGGACGTGAACAACAGCGCCTCCAACGGCGGGAACGCCAGCAGCGGCACGGCGGAGCCGACAGCTGCCGGGACCTTCGGACTCTCTGAGCGTCCCACACCCATCAACCAGGACGTCAGCCTCCACCAGGCCTCCCTGCCCAGCTGCAGCCAGGACTTCCCGCAGATCTTCCGCCCCCAACTGGACTCGGTCAGCGTCACGCCTCAGACCGGCATGCTCAGGCTCTCCTCCAGCAACTCCACCAACATCAACTCTACGTTCGGAGCGACCAACCTGACGGGGGTCTTCCTGCCGCCCATCAACAGCTCCAGCAACAACGTCACTTCCACGCCGAACCTGTCGGACCCCTTCACCACCCTCCTGGAGGAGTCCATGCTGGATGAAATCAGCCTGCTGGACCTGGCCATGGAGGAGGGCTTCAGCCAGGCTCAGGCGTCTCAGCTGGAGGAAGAGCTCGACTCGGACTCCGGCCTCTCACTGGACTCCAGCCGCAGCCCGGCCTCGCCGAGCAGCTCGGAGACCTCCTGCTCCTCCGcggcctcctcttcctccacgtCCGCCAACTTCTCCGAGGAGGGCGCCGTGGGGTACAGCACCGACTCCGAGGCGGCCGCCGTGGAGACGGAGGAGGGCGCGGTGGGCGGCTACCAGCCCGAGTACAGCAAGCTCTGCCGCATGAGCTTCCAGGACCTCTCCCAGTTCAACGGCCTCCCTCAGCTGGACGGCATCAGCCACAATCACACCTACAACGTGCCGCTGTCCTCCAGCTTCCCCGAGCACTCGGACCTCCTCCTGTCGGCCGGGAAGAAGGCGAGCCGCGACAAAAAGCTGCAGCCCTCTCAGGACCTACTCGACAAGCACTCCAGTCGCGACGAGCGCCGCGCCCGCGCCATGAAGATCCCCTTCTCCAACGACAAGATCGTCAACCTCCCCGTGGAGGAGTTCAACGAGCTGCTGGCCAAGCACCACCTGAGCGAGGCCCAGCTCGCCCTCATCCGCGACATCCGCCGGCGCGGCAagaacaagatggccgcccagAACTGCCGCAAGCGCAAGCTGGAGACCATCATCAACCTGGAGCAAGGCGTGCAGGACCTGCGGCGCGACAAGGCCCGCCTGCTGAAGGAGAAGATGGAGTTCATCCGCTCCATCCGGCAGCTGAAGCAGAAGATGCAGAGCCTGTGCCAGGAGGTGTTCAGTCAGCTGCGGGACGAGGAGGGCCGGCCCTTTCCCCCCAGCGAGTACTGCCTGCAGTACGGCGCCGACGGCAGCGTGCTGATCGCGCCCCGCGGCGGGGCGGCCACCgcgcagcagcagagcagaaaacccgagaaaaaacagaaagacaaaaagaagtgA
- the nfe2l1b gene encoding endoplasmic reticulum membrane sensor NFE2L1b isoform X3: MLYLKKYFTEGLIQFTILLSLIGVRVDVDTYLSNQLPPLREIILGPSSAYTQTQFHNLRNTLDGYGIHPKSVDLDQFFTTRRLLNEVRQLDRLSVPSTELNAWLVHRDSETVVSAGGQSSPSITLDNGAGLEDINNIDATPAMRGGGGAPESTYDLNAADSSLGAVAPEGNQEQGSRGGNDDLTKEDIDLIDILWRQDIDLGAGREVFSYSNRQKDTEEEKPNRQDSKDVNDEQESWRNGINSQGSQPVDGETGESIPEQECLRLLEATFPFGEEPEFPVPVGNQEVSISNEEVPSTSQGLTVAPQMPAAEPQLDLEQQWQDIMAIMELQAMDVNNSASNGGNASSGTAEPTAAGTFGLSERPTPINQDVSLHQASLPSCSQDFPQIFRPQLDSVSVTPQTGMLRLSSSNSTNINSTFGATNLTGVFLPPINSSSNNVTSTPNLSDPFTTLLEESMLDEISLLDLAMEEGFSQAQASQLEEELDSDSGLSLDSSRSPASPSSSETSCSSAASSSSTSANFSEEGAVGYSTDSEAAAVETEEGAVGGYQPEYSKLCRMSFQDLSQFNGLPQLDGISHNHTYNVPLSSSFPEHSDLLLSAGKKASRDKKLQPSQDLLDKHSSRDERRARAMKIPFSNDKIVNLPVEEFNELLAKHHLSEAQLALIRDIRRRGKNKMAAQNCRKRKLETIINLEQGVQDLRRDKARLLKEKMEFIRSIRQLKQKMQSLCQEVFSQLRDEEGRPFPPSEYCLQYGADGSVLIAPRGGAATAQQQSRKPEKKQKDKKK; the protein is encoded by the exons ATGCTTTACCTGAAAAAGTACTTCACAGAGGGCCTGATTCAGTTCACCATCCTTCTGAGTCTCATTGGGGTGCGGGTGGACGTCGACACGTATCTAAGCAATCAGTTGCCCCCATTAAGAGAGATCATCCTGGGGCCCAGCTCAGCCTACACACAGACCCAGTTCCACAACCTGCGCAACACGCTGGACGGCTATGGGATCCATCCAAAGAGTGTGGACCTGGACCAGTTCTTCACGACCCGACGGCTGCTGAACGAGGTGCGCCAGCTGGATCGCCTCTCCGTGCCCAGTACCGAGCTCAACGCCTGGCTAGTGCATCGCGACTCTGAGACGGTGGTGTCCGCAGGCGGTCAGTCCAGCCCCAGCATAACCCTGGACAATGGGGCCGGCCTAGAGGACATTAACAACATTGACGCTACCCCGGCCATGAGGGGAGGAGGCGGAGCGCCTGAATCCACGTACGACCTGAACGCAGCGGACAGCAGCCTGGGAGCCGTGGCCCCAGAGGGAAACCAGGAGCAGGGCAGCAGAGGCGGCAATGACGACCTCACCAAAGAG gacATTGACTTGATTGACATCCTATGGCGACAGGACATCGACCTTGGAGCAGGAAGAGAAGTGTTCAGCTACAGCAACCGTCAGAAGGACACGGAGGAGGAGAAGCCCAACCGACAGGACAGCAAAGATGTCAATGATGAACAAGAGAGCTGGAGGAATGGGATAAACTCACAGGGGTCCCAGCCGGTGGATGGAGAGACTGGAGAGAGCATTCCTGAGCAG GAGTGCTTGAGGCTGTTGGAGGCCACGTTTCCTTTTGGAGAAGAACCTGAG TTTCCTGTCCCGGTCGGTAACCAGGAAGTATCCATTTCCAATGAAGAAGTTCCCTCCACCTCCCAGGGCCTCACTGTGGCTCCACAGATGCCTGCAGCGGAGCCGCAGTTGGACCTGGAGCAGCAGTGGCAGGACATCATGGCCATCATGGAGCTGCAG gCGATGGACGTGAACAACAGCGCCTCCAACGGCGGGAACGCCAGCAGCGGCACGGCGGAGCCGACAGCTGCCGGGACCTTCGGACTCTCTGAGCGTCCCACACCCATCAACCAGGACGTCAGCCTCCACCAGGCCTCCCTGCCCAGCTGCAGCCAGGACTTCCCGCAGATCTTCCGCCCCCAACTGGACTCGGTCAGCGTCACGCCTCAGACCGGCATGCTCAGGCTCTCCTCCAGCAACTCCACCAACATCAACTCTACGTTCGGAGCGACCAACCTGACGGGGGTCTTCCTGCCGCCCATCAACAGCTCCAGCAACAACGTCACTTCCACGCCGAACCTGTCGGACCCCTTCACCACCCTCCTGGAGGAGTCCATGCTGGATGAAATCAGCCTGCTGGACCTGGCCATGGAGGAGGGCTTCAGCCAGGCTCAGGCGTCTCAGCTGGAGGAAGAGCTCGACTCGGACTCCGGCCTCTCACTGGACTCCAGCCGCAGCCCGGCCTCGCCGAGCAGCTCGGAGACCTCCTGCTCCTCCGcggcctcctcttcctccacgtCCGCCAACTTCTCCGAGGAGGGCGCCGTGGGGTACAGCACCGACTCCGAGGCGGCCGCCGTGGAGACGGAGGAGGGCGCGGTGGGCGGCTACCAGCCCGAGTACAGCAAGCTCTGCCGCATGAGCTTCCAGGACCTCTCCCAGTTCAACGGCCTCCCTCAGCTGGACGGCATCAGCCACAATCACACCTACAACGTGCCGCTGTCCTCCAGCTTCCCCGAGCACTCGGACCTCCTCCTGTCGGCCGGGAAGAAGGCGAGCCGCGACAAAAAGCTGCAGCCCTCTCAGGACCTACTCGACAAGCACTCCAGTCGCGACGAGCGCCGCGCCCGCGCCATGAAGATCCCCTTCTCCAACGACAAGATCGTCAACCTCCCCGTGGAGGAGTTCAACGAGCTGCTGGCCAAGCACCACCTGAGCGAGGCCCAGCTCGCCCTCATCCGCGACATCCGCCGGCGCGGCAagaacaagatggccgcccagAACTGCCGCAAGCGCAAGCTGGAGACCATCATCAACCTGGAGCAAGGCGTGCAGGACCTGCGGCGCGACAAGGCCCGCCTGCTGAAGGAGAAGATGGAGTTCATCCGCTCCATCCGGCAGCTGAAGCAGAAGATGCAGAGCCTGTGCCAGGAGGTGTTCAGTCAGCTGCGGGACGAGGAGGGCCGGCCCTTTCCCCCCAGCGAGTACTGCCTGCAGTACGGCGCCGACGGCAGCGTGCTGATCGCGCCCCGCGGCGGGGCGGCCACCgcgcagcagcagagcagaaaacccgagaaaaaacagaaagacaaaaagaagtgA
- the nfe2l1b gene encoding endoplasmic reticulum membrane sensor NFE2L1b isoform X4 has translation MLYLKKYFTEGLIQFTILLSLIGVRVDVDTYLSNQLPPLREIILGPSSAYTQTQFHNLRNTLDGYGIHPKSVDLDQFFTTRRLLNEVRQLDRLSVPSTELNAWLVHRDSETVVSAGGQSSPSITLDNGAGLEDINNIDATPAMRGGGGAPESTYDLNAADSSLGAVAPEGNQEQGSRGGNDDLTKEDIDLGAGREVFSYSNRQKDTEEEKPNRQDSKDVNDEQESWRNGINSQGSQPVDGETGESIPEQECLRLLEATFPFGEEPEFPVPVGNQEVSISNEEVPSTSQGLTVAPQMPAAEPQLDLEQQWQDIMAIMELQAMDVNNSASNGGNASSGTAEPTAAGTFGLSERPTPINQDVSLHQASLPSCSQDFPQIFRPQLDSVSVTPQTGMLRLSSSNSTNINSTFGATNLTGVFLPPINSSSNNVTSTPNLSDPFTTLLEESMLDEISLLDLAMEEGFSQAQASQLEEELDSDSGLSLDSSRSPASPSSSETSCSSAASSSSTSANFSEEGAVGYSTDSEAAAVETEEGAVGGYQPEYSKLCRMSFQDLSQFNGLPQLDGISHNHTYNVPLSSSFPEHSDLLLSAGKKASRDKKLQPSQDLLDKHSSRDERRARAMKIPFSNDKIVNLPVEEFNELLAKHHLSEAQLALIRDIRRRGKNKMAAQNCRKRKLETIINLEQGVQDLRRDKARLLKEKMEFIRSIRQLKQKMQSLCQEVFSQLRDEEGRPFPPSEYCLQYGADGSVLIAPRGGAATAQQQSRKPEKKQKDKKK, from the exons ATGCTTTACCTGAAAAAGTACTTCACAGAGGGCCTGATTCAGTTCACCATCCTTCTGAGTCTCATTGGGGTGCGGGTGGACGTCGACACGTATCTAAGCAATCAGTTGCCCCCATTAAGAGAGATCATCCTGGGGCCCAGCTCAGCCTACACACAGACCCAGTTCCACAACCTGCGCAACACGCTGGACGGCTATGGGATCCATCCAAAGAGTGTGGACCTGGACCAGTTCTTCACGACCCGACGGCTGCTGAACGAGGTGCGCCAGCTGGATCGCCTCTCCGTGCCCAGTACCGAGCTCAACGCCTGGCTAGTGCATCGCGACTCTGAGACGGTGGTGTCCGCAGGCGGTCAGTCCAGCCCCAGCATAACCCTGGACAATGGGGCCGGCCTAGAGGACATTAACAACATTGACGCTACCCCGGCCATGAGGGGAGGAGGCGGAGCGCCTGAATCCACGTACGACCTGAACGCAGCGGACAGCAGCCTGGGAGCCGTGGCCCCAGAGGGAAACCAGGAGCAGGGCAGCAGAGGCGGCAATGACGACCTCACCAAAGAG GACATCGACCTTGGAGCAGGAAGAGAAGTGTTCAGCTACAGCAACCGTCAGAAGGACACGGAGGAGGAGAAGCCCAACCGACAGGACAGCAAAGATGTCAATGATGAACAAGAGAGCTGGAGGAATGGGATAAACTCACAGGGGTCCCAGCCGGTGGATGGAGAGACTGGAGAGAGCATTCCTGAGCAG GAGTGCTTGAGGCTGTTGGAGGCCACGTTTCCTTTTGGAGAAGAACCTGAG TTTCCTGTCCCGGTCGGTAACCAGGAAGTATCCATTTCCAATGAAGAAGTTCCCTCCACCTCCCAGGGCCTCACTGTGGCTCCACAGATGCCTGCAGCGGAGCCGCAGTTGGACCTGGAGCAGCAGTGGCAGGACATCATGGCCATCATGGAGCTGCAG gCGATGGACGTGAACAACAGCGCCTCCAACGGCGGGAACGCCAGCAGCGGCACGGCGGAGCCGACAGCTGCCGGGACCTTCGGACTCTCTGAGCGTCCCACACCCATCAACCAGGACGTCAGCCTCCACCAGGCCTCCCTGCCCAGCTGCAGCCAGGACTTCCCGCAGATCTTCCGCCCCCAACTGGACTCGGTCAGCGTCACGCCTCAGACCGGCATGCTCAGGCTCTCCTCCAGCAACTCCACCAACATCAACTCTACGTTCGGAGCGACCAACCTGACGGGGGTCTTCCTGCCGCCCATCAACAGCTCCAGCAACAACGTCACTTCCACGCCGAACCTGTCGGACCCCTTCACCACCCTCCTGGAGGAGTCCATGCTGGATGAAATCAGCCTGCTGGACCTGGCCATGGAGGAGGGCTTCAGCCAGGCTCAGGCGTCTCAGCTGGAGGAAGAGCTCGACTCGGACTCCGGCCTCTCACTGGACTCCAGCCGCAGCCCGGCCTCGCCGAGCAGCTCGGAGACCTCCTGCTCCTCCGcggcctcctcttcctccacgtCCGCCAACTTCTCCGAGGAGGGCGCCGTGGGGTACAGCACCGACTCCGAGGCGGCCGCCGTGGAGACGGAGGAGGGCGCGGTGGGCGGCTACCAGCCCGAGTACAGCAAGCTCTGCCGCATGAGCTTCCAGGACCTCTCCCAGTTCAACGGCCTCCCTCAGCTGGACGGCATCAGCCACAATCACACCTACAACGTGCCGCTGTCCTCCAGCTTCCCCGAGCACTCGGACCTCCTCCTGTCGGCCGGGAAGAAGGCGAGCCGCGACAAAAAGCTGCAGCCCTCTCAGGACCTACTCGACAAGCACTCCAGTCGCGACGAGCGCCGCGCCCGCGCCATGAAGATCCCCTTCTCCAACGACAAGATCGTCAACCTCCCCGTGGAGGAGTTCAACGAGCTGCTGGCCAAGCACCACCTGAGCGAGGCCCAGCTCGCCCTCATCCGCGACATCCGCCGGCGCGGCAagaacaagatggccgcccagAACTGCCGCAAGCGCAAGCTGGAGACCATCATCAACCTGGAGCAAGGCGTGCAGGACCTGCGGCGCGACAAGGCCCGCCTGCTGAAGGAGAAGATGGAGTTCATCCGCTCCATCCGGCAGCTGAAGCAGAAGATGCAGAGCCTGTGCCAGGAGGTGTTCAGTCAGCTGCGGGACGAGGAGGGCCGGCCCTTTCCCCCCAGCGAGTACTGCCTGCAGTACGGCGCCGACGGCAGCGTGCTGATCGCGCCCCGCGGCGGGGCGGCCACCgcgcagcagcagagcagaaaacccgagaaaaaacagaaagacaaaaagaagtgA